DNA sequence from the Neospora caninum Liverpool complete genome, chromosome VIIa genome:
TTTCTTCGTCCAATGTGAAGAACGCCGTCTGCACAAGAAAATGTACAGCAAAAAGGGAAACCTTTCGATGGGCCCATCGACACCACCACTTAACACACAAAcacctgcatgcaaatataggcacacagatatatgcatatacatatatatatatatatatatatgcatgcctatatgcatatatataagcatgcatatatgcatatatacacgtcTAAAAGTGAGGCCGATGCACGAAGGGAGAGGTTGCAGGCGTCTGTATGGGCGGGTTTTTCACCAGAGTAGACTTGCAAAAACACGGAACACGCGAGTGCACCGGGCGACTGAAGGCGCGCACCTGAAGAGAAGCCAGCTTCACGAGCTCGCTGAAGACCTTGAGGAATTGCTCCCGCGCCGCCATGATGACCTGACCCCCTGCCGCAACTCCGACGTTCTTCAGAACTGCGGAGAGCCCACAAAGACCGAAGCCAAAGACGCGTTAAAAGTTGAGGGCGCGAGCGAGCGACACCACACGAGCACCACACTGTTCCGCTGCTGGAAACTCGACCCAAGACAAAAAACCTGGAgcgattctctctcttcacgttttcgctcttctccatgagtgtttctctttttcctctcttctccaccgtcttctgtccccgctcgtctcctttcccatttctctctgctccttctcccgttcccgttccgtcctttcctctcctccttctccgttgTCGCCTCACCATCGACGGAGGGATCTGTGGAAATGTGGAAGATGGGCAGAGTCACGCCGGCGACGTTGTCGGCGGCGACGTTCAGGAAAGTGGCGGGGCGCCTGATGCGCTCGAAGAGCTGCGATTTGAAGTCGCCCGCCGCCCAGGTCGCCTTCGCCAGGGAGAAGGCCGCAGTGCTCATGTCTGCGCCCACGGCCTGCTTCAGCTGCAGCGCATGAGGAGGGCAGCAGACGTTTCCCCAGAAGCACAACTCCATCCTTCTCATCGCTACAGTCTGCGTCGAAACATCTCCGTTACACACCCTATACACGTGTTAATACGTGCACTCCCCTGAGCGCATCTCTGTAAGCAAGTCGAGTGCAGTGCACACTTTAGTAGGACAACGTGGGGCGGGGACACAGCCTACACGGCTTCAACTGAGAAACGCTCGCGCATGGACGTCTCGATATTTTTGAATGCTGGTTATGCATATCGAGAGGTGTACATACCGAGAACAATAGCTGGTGACAACTCGAGAAAAGTGTACAGAGGCTTAGAGAGATAAATTGACAACTTTAGATCCGTAGACGTGCGTGAAAGCAGGAACTTCGAGGGCGCGCACCTGAACGATCTGTTTGAGCATGCCTCTGAATCTTGCGGTCAGCGCGtcactcttcttcttcaaCAACTGGTAACCTTGGTGAGCac
Encoded proteins:
- a CDS encoding putative vacuolar ATP synthase subunit d — translated: MPQDVRPAPNRMNLAIMKQKRKGAHQGYQLLKKKSDALTARFRGMLKQIVQLKQAVGADMSTAAFSLAKATWAAGDFKSQLFERIRRPATFLNVAADNVAGVTLPIFHISTDPSVDVLKNVGVAAGGQVIMAAREQFLKVFSELVKLASLQTAFFTLDEEIKMTNRRVNALSNVVLPRIDGGINYIVRELDEMEREEFFRLKKIQEKKRNRKEEEDRLLHESKDVCGAPPGKTTWRSILHAGASGGAANGNAPQSLLNDDDDDLLF